A genomic segment from Tessaracoccus defluvii encodes:
- a CDS encoding SigE family RNA polymerase sigma factor codes for MEGNDTDEAFTAFVAAHSPSLRRTAYLLTGSTGAAEDLLQDALVRTWLGWQRVVPATAAAYTRRVLVNLATDRWRRRRYRTVTLDGGERWADPTAERAFGAVDDQTFIVEQLAALSPRERAIIVLRYYHDLAEDDVAETVGCSVGTVKSTCSRALARLRTRAEAAQLTRRNLR; via the coding sequence ATGGAAGGCAACGACACCGACGAGGCGTTCACCGCGTTCGTGGCGGCCCACTCGCCGTCGCTGCGGCGGACCGCCTACCTGCTGACGGGGTCGACCGGCGCGGCCGAGGACCTGCTGCAGGACGCCCTCGTGCGCACCTGGCTCGGCTGGCAGCGGGTGGTGCCGGCGACGGCCGCGGCGTATACGCGCCGCGTGCTCGTGAACCTGGCGACCGACCGCTGGCGTCGTCGACGCTACCGGACCGTCACCCTCGACGGCGGCGAGCGCTGGGCGGATCCTACTGCGGAGCGCGCCTTCGGGGCCGTCGATGACCAGACCTTCATCGTGGAGCAGCTCGCCGCGCTCAGCCCCCGGGAACGCGCCATCATCGTCCTGCGCTACTACCACGACCTCGCCGAGGACGACGTCGCCGAGACCGTCGGCTGCTCCGTCGGCACCGTCAAGTCGACCTGTTCCCGGGCGCTGGCCCGGCTCCGTACGCGGGCAGAGGCCGCGCAACTCACGAGGAGGAACCTCCGATGA
- the map gene encoding type I methionyl aminopeptidase, with protein MAAVNPVLQHPVTPLRDVPRSIPRPEYVGRPGPRRYEGSDVQTPDVIERMRVAGRIASQAMHEAAKAIAPGVTTDALDAVAHEYMLDHGAYPSTLGYRGFPKSICTSVNEVICHGIPDLRPLEDGDLVKIDCTAFFDGVHGDNCATFYCGDVDEESRLLTERTQEALNRAIKAVRPGRPVSVIGRVIEAYAKRFGYGVVRDYTGHGVHTAFHSGLVILHYDEPRVDTVLRPGMTFTIEPMLTLGSPDTEQWDDDWTVVTRDGSRCAQFEHSLVVTDDGAEILTLP; from the coding sequence CTGGCGGCCGTGAACCCCGTACTCCAGCATCCTGTGACCCCGCTGCGCGATGTCCCCCGCAGCATCCCGCGCCCCGAGTACGTCGGCCGGCCCGGGCCGCGCCGCTACGAGGGTTCCGATGTCCAGACGCCCGACGTGATCGAGCGCATGCGGGTCGCGGGAAGGATCGCCTCGCAGGCGATGCACGAGGCAGCGAAGGCCATCGCCCCCGGGGTGACGACCGACGCGCTCGACGCCGTCGCCCACGAATACATGCTCGACCACGGCGCCTACCCGTCGACGCTCGGCTACCGCGGGTTCCCGAAGTCGATCTGCACCTCCGTCAACGAGGTCATCTGCCACGGCATCCCCGACCTGCGGCCGCTGGAGGACGGCGACCTCGTCAAGATCGACTGCACCGCCTTCTTCGACGGCGTCCACGGCGACAACTGCGCCACCTTCTACTGCGGCGACGTCGACGAGGAGTCGCGTCTGCTGACCGAACGCACCCAGGAGGCGCTGAACCGGGCCATCAAGGCGGTCCGCCCCGGCCGGCCCGTCTCCGTGATCGGCCGCGTCATCGAGGCGTACGCGAAGCGGTTCGGCTATGGCGTGGTCCGCGACTACACCGGCCACGGCGTCCACACCGCGTTCCACTCCGGGCTGGTGATCCTCCACTACGACGAGCCGCGCGTCGACACGGTGCTCCGGCCGGGCATGACCTTCACCATCGAGCCCATGCTGACGCTGGGCAGCCCGGACACCGAGCAGTGGGACGACGACTGGACCGTCGTCACCCGCGACGGTTCCCGCTGCGCCCAGTTCGAGCACTCGCTGGTCGTCACTGACGACGGCGCGGAGATCCTGACCCTGCCCTGA
- a CDS encoding DUF2510 domain-containing protein, whose amino-acid sequence MVRPGWYDDPYGQGERYWDGHQWAPDTRPKRGVSIPLILIAVLGTAALVVAGFLFIPPLLDGPAQPTVVSTRTPTMSTPPASSPSPVLSPSPSPSATPDPTPTASPAPQPGSSIKLSPALLETCTNATWGQLAAGPGGELAAGGLALTLPSTDWGNGPVPLWLSNAASSSRAVLTGWASVLMLGTISIDDGFSADPVVAGQEVAACLAVAETQFAPGSTWEYVDGAPTTLGTAPVELVRSAVWLPEPQLHDGVSVPGDEVTVVLREIEGGYQVAVSIATIGDDANAAEIDGALRTLTVG is encoded by the coding sequence ATGGTGCGACCCGGCTGGTACGACGATCCCTACGGCCAAGGCGAGCGCTACTGGGACGGTCACCAGTGGGCTCCGGACACGCGGCCGAAGCGGGGCGTGTCCATCCCGCTGATCCTCATCGCCGTCCTGGGCACGGCCGCCCTGGTGGTCGCCGGTTTCCTCTTCATCCCGCCACTGCTCGACGGGCCAGCACAACCGACCGTGGTGTCGACACGCACGCCGACGATGTCGACGCCCCCCGCCTCCTCACCGTCCCCGGTCCTTTCCCCATCACCGTCGCCGTCGGCGACGCCGGATCCGACGCCGACGGCCTCGCCCGCCCCGCAGCCCGGTTCCTCCATCAAGCTGTCACCGGCGCTGCTGGAGACCTGCACGAACGCGACCTGGGGCCAGCTGGCGGCAGGGCCCGGCGGCGAGCTCGCGGCCGGTGGCCTGGCGCTCACGCTGCCCTCCACGGACTGGGGCAACGGCCCGGTCCCCCTCTGGCTGAGCAATGCGGCCTCGTCGTCGCGGGCCGTCCTCACCGGATGGGCCAGCGTGCTCATGCTTGGGACGATCTCGATCGACGACGGTTTCTCCGCCGATCCCGTCGTCGCCGGGCAGGAGGTCGCCGCATGCCTGGCGGTGGCCGAGACCCAGTTCGCCCCAGGGTCGACGTGGGAGTACGTCGACGGCGCCCCCACCACGCTGGGCACGGCGCCGGTCGAACTGGTACGCAGCGCGGTGTGGCTGCCCGAGCCACAGCTGCACGACGGCGTCTCGGTGCCGGGCGACGAGGTCACGGTCGTGCTCCGGGAGATCGAGGGTGGCTACCAGGTGGCTGTGAGCATCGCCACCATCGGCGACGACGCCAACGCCGCCGAGATCGACGGCGCCCTGCGCACGCTCACCGTCGGGTGA
- a CDS encoding DUF2510 domain-containing protein, protein MAQPGWYADPTAPQGRRYWDGQRWADTGAPRRRPNGWITLAVALAAVAAIIIGILVVPRTIAPILAAPEDTRTSRPTGPQWNELDPSETPTPTPVETGFGKPIDCPVSLDTPRSDVVNGRLSGGGLSIARPQGKEWIESPTYIDWLHDSNSMIRSIAPGWISNVGVGYIKISDGFAASPSAAAEQFVTCMASSGMFLGFTKREILWNEEVMVTGRIGWRLTSNVYVGNQQANDIEGDTVDIVVVTTPDEDRLAVYVSCVTIDHAQNQREVQPVFESLRWDG, encoded by the coding sequence ATGGCACAACCGGGCTGGTACGCAGATCCGACGGCTCCTCAGGGCCGTCGTTACTGGGACGGTCAGCGTTGGGCCGACACCGGCGCCCCCCGGAGACGACCCAACGGCTGGATCACGCTCGCGGTGGCCCTGGCGGCGGTGGCTGCCATCATCATCGGCATCCTCGTGGTCCCCCGCACGATCGCGCCGATCCTCGCCGCGCCCGAGGACACCCGCACCTCCCGCCCGACCGGGCCGCAGTGGAACGAGCTGGATCCCTCCGAGACGCCCACGCCCACCCCGGTGGAGACCGGCTTCGGAAAGCCCATCGACTGCCCCGTCTCCCTCGACACGCCGCGCTCCGACGTCGTCAACGGGCGGCTCAGCGGGGGTGGCCTGTCGATCGCGCGTCCGCAGGGCAAGGAATGGATCGAGAGCCCGACCTACATCGACTGGCTGCACGACTCCAACTCGATGATCCGCAGCATCGCGCCCGGCTGGATCAGCAACGTCGGCGTCGGCTACATCAAGATCTCCGACGGCTTCGCCGCCTCCCCCTCCGCGGCCGCGGAACAGTTCGTCACCTGCATGGCCTCCTCCGGCATGTTCCTCGGCTTCACCAAGCGCGAGATCCTCTGGAATGAGGAGGTCATGGTGACCGGCCGCATCGGGTGGCGGCTCACGTCCAACGTGTACGTGGGCAACCAGCAGGCCAACGACATCGAGGGCGACACGGTCGACATCGTCGTCGTGACGACGCCGGACGAGGACCGCCTCGCCGTCTACGTCTCCTGCGTGACGATCGACCACGCCCAGAACCAGCGAGAGGTCCAGCCCGTCTTCGAGTCGCTTCGCTGGGACGGCTGA
- a CDS encoding sterol carrier family protein produces MFKPTPKVVAALRELVPADQLDLELSRRRPDLTALLLRAAATDAPLGRDLQAAVCRAGCALLGERHPGASIEVRVPPFAAVQLGFGTGPRHTRGTPPNVVEMSPETFIDLAVGRVAWADATVDMSGVHAGEAAAGFPLVT; encoded by the coding sequence ATGTTCAAGCCCACACCGAAGGTCGTCGCCGCCCTGCGCGAGCTCGTCCCGGCCGATCAGCTCGACCTCGAGCTGTCCCGCCGCCGTCCCGATCTGACGGCGCTGCTGCTGCGGGCCGCTGCCACGGATGCCCCGCTCGGCCGCGACCTGCAGGCCGCCGTCTGCCGGGCCGGCTGCGCGCTGCTGGGAGAACGCCACCCGGGCGCATCGATCGAGGTGCGGGTGCCGCCGTTCGCCGCCGTCCAGCTCGGATTCGGGACCGGCCCCCGCCACACGCGGGGCACGCCGCCGAACGTGGTGGAGATGTCGCCGGAGACGTTCATCGACCTGGCCGTCGGCCGGGTCGCGTGGGCCGACGCCACCGTCGACATGAGCGGGGTCCACGCCGGGGAGGCCGCGGCGGGGTTCCCGCTCGTCACATGA
- a CDS encoding bifunctional [glutamine synthetase] adenylyltransferase/[glutamine synthetase]-adenylyl-L-tyrosine phosphorylase yields the protein MTRIQSPSAEFVRRGFDAPSATARIWETWVAAAGGAPLDLAAFDGVADRDQALDSAQRIAAADPERFALLRDHPAWLNRVLLVLGGSSVLAQTLVRHPALLDGLADEPRPRGRNGWLAFFSDRVGIVDGVATGGGDALRLANREALIEIAARDLAAPDPLAIVDGVAAELAHVADAVLEAALAVARADEPRWRDVRLAVLAMGKTGAGELNYISDVDVIYVAEPAAGTDPTEALAVATRLAAAQARICSAHTSEGTIWQVDAALRPEGKAGPLVRTLASHRAYYGKWAKNWEFQAMLKARPAAGDLDLGQEFVELVSPLVWRAGERPDFVADARAMRERVISLLPSKQAAREIKLGEGGLRDTEFSVQLLQLVHGRTDERLRVRGTFTALDELTAAGYIGRGDGARMTQAYRFQRVLEHRIQLRRLRRTHLLPDEDVALRQLARSLGMTVDELLDRWKQSAREVRSLQQRIFFSPLLEAVSQVPSDRVRLTPDAAIAWMGALGFQDPRAALGHLEALTRGSGRGTEIQRQLLPAMLGWFAEGPNPDFGLLAFRQLSESLGDASWYLRALRDDGYTAHRLAKVVSTSRYVVDLLRRSPDMIRMMSSNEELTPRTTAELTRAMARAAARHDNVEKAIASVRAIRRAELCRIALTDVLGHAEPAAVGTALSDLASATVEAGLLLARRDVEAPSVGVIALGRWGGGELSYSSDVDCMFVIADGEDPAAATELVRRAIHIVGAPGPDPALVVDTDLRPEGRGGPQVRTVSSYLSYYEKWASVWERQMLLRARPGAGDPGLTGAVIAGVEGFRYPDGGLTAAQTAEIRKLKSRMEKERIPKGIPRERHLKLGPGGLSDVEWTVQLLQLRHGHAHEELRNTSTVGALAALSTLGLIDRHEASTLESAWRTCSALRDAIMLVRGRAGDALPSDTRELAAISVLLGYRPREASRLLEDVLRRMRRAYRIVDDLFWS from the coding sequence GTGACCAGAATCCAGTCACCCTCCGCCGAGTTCGTCCGCCGCGGCTTCGACGCGCCGTCGGCCACCGCACGGATCTGGGAAACATGGGTGGCGGCCGCGGGCGGGGCCCCGCTCGATCTGGCCGCCTTCGACGGCGTCGCCGACCGTGACCAGGCGCTCGACTCCGCCCAGCGGATCGCCGCCGCGGACCCCGAGCGGTTCGCCCTGCTCCGTGACCATCCCGCGTGGCTCAACCGGGTCCTGCTCGTGCTGGGTGGTTCCTCGGTCCTCGCGCAGACCCTCGTCCGGCATCCTGCGTTGCTCGACGGCCTGGCCGACGAGCCGCGGCCACGCGGCAGGAACGGCTGGCTGGCGTTCTTCTCCGACCGCGTCGGCATCGTCGACGGCGTCGCCACCGGCGGCGGGGATGCGCTGCGGCTGGCCAACCGCGAGGCGCTCATCGAGATCGCCGCGCGTGACCTGGCGGCGCCCGACCCGCTGGCCATCGTCGACGGCGTGGCCGCGGAACTGGCGCACGTCGCCGACGCCGTCCTCGAGGCGGCCCTCGCGGTCGCGAGGGCGGATGAGCCGCGGTGGCGTGACGTGCGGCTGGCGGTGCTGGCCATGGGCAAGACCGGGGCGGGGGAGCTCAACTACATCTCCGACGTCGACGTCATCTACGTCGCGGAACCCGCCGCCGGGACCGACCCGACAGAGGCGCTGGCCGTCGCCACCCGGCTGGCCGCCGCGCAGGCCAGGATCTGCTCGGCCCACACGTCCGAGGGGACCATCTGGCAGGTCGATGCCGCGCTGCGGCCGGAGGGCAAGGCCGGCCCACTCGTCCGCACCCTGGCCAGCCACCGCGCCTACTACGGGAAGTGGGCGAAGAACTGGGAGTTCCAGGCGATGCTCAAGGCCAGGCCGGCCGCGGGCGACCTCGACCTCGGGCAGGAGTTCGTCGAGCTCGTGTCGCCGCTGGTGTGGCGGGCGGGGGAGCGGCCCGACTTCGTCGCCGACGCCCGCGCCATGCGGGAGCGCGTCATCTCGCTGCTGCCGTCGAAGCAGGCTGCCCGCGAGATCAAGCTCGGGGAGGGCGGACTCCGCGACACCGAGTTCTCCGTCCAGCTGCTGCAGCTGGTCCACGGCCGCACCGACGAGCGGCTCCGGGTGCGCGGCACGTTCACCGCCCTCGACGAACTCACCGCGGCCGGGTACATCGGCCGCGGCGACGGCGCCAGGATGACGCAGGCCTACCGGTTCCAGCGGGTGCTCGAGCACCGCATCCAGCTGCGCCGCCTCCGGCGCACCCATCTGCTGCCCGACGAGGACGTCGCGCTGCGGCAGCTGGCGCGCTCCCTCGGCATGACGGTGGACGAGTTGCTCGACCGCTGGAAGCAGTCGGCCAGGGAGGTGCGGTCGTTGCAGCAGCGGATCTTCTTCTCGCCCCTGCTGGAGGCCGTCAGCCAGGTGCCGTCGGATCGGGTGCGGCTCACCCCGGACGCCGCCATCGCCTGGATGGGCGCGCTGGGCTTCCAGGACCCCCGCGCAGCGCTCGGCCACCTCGAGGCCCTGACCCGCGGCTCCGGCCGCGGCACCGAGATCCAGCGGCAGCTCCTTCCCGCCATGCTGGGCTGGTTCGCGGAGGGCCCCAACCCTGACTTCGGGCTCCTGGCCTTCCGGCAGCTGTCCGAGTCGCTCGGCGACGCCTCCTGGTACCTGCGGGCGCTGCGCGACGACGGATACACGGCCCACCGTCTCGCCAAGGTCGTCTCCACCAGCCGCTACGTCGTCGACCTGCTGCGCCGCTCACCGGACATGATCCGCATGATGTCGAGCAACGAGGAGCTCACCCCCCGGACGACCGCGGAACTGACACGCGCGATGGCCAGGGCGGCCGCGCGGCACGACAACGTCGAGAAGGCCATCGCGTCTGTGCGGGCCATCCGGCGCGCCGAGCTGTGCCGCATCGCCCTGACCGACGTGCTGGGCCACGCCGAGCCGGCCGCCGTCGGCACCGCGCTCAGCGACCTGGCCTCGGCCACCGTCGAGGCGGGACTGCTCCTGGCGCGCCGCGACGTCGAGGCCCCCTCCGTCGGCGTGATCGCCCTCGGGCGCTGGGGCGGCGGCGAACTGAGCTACTCCTCCGACGTCGACTGCATGTTCGTGATCGCCGACGGCGAGGACCCCGCGGCCGCGACCGAACTCGTGCGCCGCGCCATCCACATCGTGGGCGCACCCGGCCCCGACCCTGCGCTCGTCGTGGACACCGACCTGCGGCCGGAGGGCCGCGGCGGCCCGCAAGTGCGCACCGTCTCCTCCTACCTCAGCTACTACGAGAAGTGGGCATCGGTGTGGGAGCGACAGATGCTGCTGCGCGCCCGCCCCGGCGCCGGCGATCCCGGCCTGACCGGGGCCGTCATCGCAGGCGTGGAGGGATTCCGCTACCCCGACGGCGGGCTGACCGCCGCGCAGACCGCCGAGATCCGCAAGCTGAAGTCCAGGATGGAGAAGGAGCGGATCCCCAAGGGCATCCCGCGGGAACGCCACCTCAAACTGGGCCCGGGCGGACTGTCCGACGTGGAGTGGACCGTGCAGCTGCTGCAGCTGCGACACGGTCACGCCCACGAGGAGCTCCGGAACACGTCGACGGTGGGGGCGCTGGCCGCGCTGTCGACGCTCGGCCTCATCGACAGGCACGAAGCCTCGACGCTCGAGTCCGCTTGGCGCACCTGCAGCGCCCTGCGTGACGCCATCATGCTGGTGCGCGGCCGGGCCGGCGACGCGCTCCCGAGCGACACCCGTGAGCTGGCCGCGATCTCGGTGCTCCTCGGCTACCGCCCGCGGGAGGCCTCCCGGCTGCTGGAGGACGTGCTGCGGCGCATGCGACGGGCCTACCGGATCGTCGACGACCTGTTCTGGAGCTAG
- a CDS encoding MFS transporter encodes MPRLDHRHTLAASYVGYVTQAIINNLGPLMFIIWHDSFGISFSALGAIVAFNFGFQLLVDLVAPKAIDAVGYRVSMVVAHVTAAAGLIAMGVLPFVAPSPLLGLILATGICAFGGGLLEVLVSPVVEACPTENKAFHMSLLHSFYCWGHVAVVALSTVGFLLLGEDRWPLLCFAWAIVPALNAVLLWFVPYFPLVTEGTPMRYIDLLRRRRFWLLVLLMLAAGASEQAMSQWASAYAQAGLGLEKTMGDLLGPLMFAVCMGLSRVIFGSRATRDNVSRIMIGTLTACVAAYLLAALSPWPGLGLVGVALGGFSVGMLWPGTFTVGSAAFPRGGTVLFALLALGGDAGCALGPAVVGVAADATGSLSTAMLTGTVFPVLMIAGLLLLRRHTPAPTRTPVQIPG; translated from the coding sequence GTGCCTCGCCTCGACCATCGCCACACCCTCGCCGCCAGCTACGTCGGCTACGTGACCCAGGCGATCATCAACAACCTCGGCCCGCTGATGTTCATCATCTGGCACGACAGCTTCGGCATCTCGTTCTCGGCGCTGGGCGCGATCGTCGCGTTCAACTTCGGTTTCCAGCTGCTGGTCGACCTCGTCGCACCGAAGGCGATCGACGCCGTCGGCTACCGGGTCAGCATGGTGGTGGCCCACGTCACGGCGGCGGCGGGGCTGATCGCGATGGGTGTGCTGCCCTTTGTCGCGCCGTCGCCACTGCTCGGCCTCATCCTGGCGACGGGTATCTGCGCGTTCGGCGGCGGGCTGCTCGAGGTGCTGGTGAGCCCGGTGGTGGAGGCCTGCCCCACGGAGAACAAGGCCTTCCACATGAGCCTGCTCCACTCGTTCTACTGCTGGGGTCACGTCGCCGTCGTGGCGCTCAGCACCGTCGGGTTCCTGCTGCTGGGCGAGGACCGGTGGCCGCTGCTGTGCTTCGCGTGGGCGATCGTGCCGGCGCTGAACGCGGTCCTGCTGTGGTTCGTGCCGTACTTCCCGTTGGTCACCGAGGGCACGCCGATGCGCTACATCGACCTGCTGCGCCGGCGCCGCTTCTGGCTGCTCGTCCTGCTGATGCTGGCCGCGGGCGCCTCGGAGCAGGCGATGAGCCAGTGGGCCTCCGCCTACGCGCAGGCCGGCCTCGGGCTCGAGAAGACGATGGGCGACCTGCTGGGGCCGCTGATGTTCGCTGTGTGCATGGGCCTGTCGCGGGTGATCTTCGGCTCGCGGGCCACGCGTGACAACGTGTCGCGGATCATGATCGGCACGCTGACGGCGTGCGTCGCGGCCTACCTCCTCGCGGCGCTGAGCCCCTGGCCGGGGCTGGGACTCGTGGGCGTGGCGCTCGGCGGCTTCTCCGTCGGGATGCTCTGGCCCGGCACGTTCACGGTGGGATCCGCGGCGTTCCCGCGGGGCGGCACCGTCCTCTTCGCCCTGCTGGCGCTGGGCGGCGACGCTGGCTGCGCGCTCGGCCCCGCAGTCGTGGGCGTGGCCGCTGACGCGACCGGTTCGCTGTCGACGGCGATGCTGACGGGCACCGTGTTCCCGGTGCTGATGATCGCAGGCCTGCTGCTGCTCCGGCGCCACACGCCCGCCCCGACGCGGACCCCGGTTCAGATCCCCGGCTAG
- a CDS encoding ABC transporter permease, whose translation MTSQERRSALTLSHLGVWSAFPGRTRPGRLRLVPALVVAAVLVLVWWAVTAAGLIAPLYLPAPGEVVARMAFQVQSGLAWRYLAPTLAAALLGMGIAVAVGLPLGYLATHSRLLGAVVEPFIAVSQTVPLVAIAPLLVLWIGYGTVPIAILCAIVAFFPMVTTTVVGLRSLDMRTIETALLDGTNWWQRLVHVEGPMAAPAVLAGVRGGVVLSMTGAVVGELVMGGAGLGTLLTLARDSADTAAVFAVVAWISLTALAFHALVQLLERAAVHRLQGESS comes from the coding sequence ATGACCAGCCAGGAGCGCCGCAGCGCACTCACCCTCTCCCACCTGGGAGTGTGGTCCGCGTTCCCCGGCCGCACCCGCCCGGGACGGCTCCGGCTGGTCCCCGCACTCGTGGTCGCCGCGGTGCTGGTGCTCGTCTGGTGGGCCGTCACCGCGGCCGGACTCATCGCCCCCCTCTACCTGCCCGCCCCCGGGGAGGTCGTCGCCCGCATGGCCTTCCAGGTGCAGTCCGGGCTGGCCTGGCGCTACCTGGCGCCGACGCTGGCCGCGGCGCTGCTCGGCATGGGGATCGCCGTGGCCGTCGGGCTCCCGCTCGGCTACCTCGCCACCCACTCCAGGCTGCTCGGTGCCGTCGTCGAGCCGTTCATCGCCGTGTCGCAGACGGTGCCGCTGGTTGCGATCGCGCCGCTGCTGGTGCTCTGGATCGGCTACGGCACCGTGCCCATCGCGATCCTGTGCGCCATCGTCGCGTTCTTCCCCATGGTCACCACCACCGTCGTCGGCCTCCGCTCCCTCGACATGCGGACCATCGAGACCGCGCTGCTCGACGGCACGAACTGGTGGCAGCGGCTCGTGCACGTCGAGGGCCCCATGGCCGCCCCGGCCGTCCTCGCAGGCGTCCGCGGGGGAGTGGTGCTGTCGATGACCGGTGCGGTCGTCGGCGAGCTCGTCATGGGAGGTGCCGGCCTCGGCACGCTCCTGACGCTCGCCAGGGACTCCGCCGACACCGCCGCAGTGTTCGCCGTGGTCGCCTGGATCAGTCTCACGGCCTTGGCCTTCCACGCCCTCGTCCAACTCCTCGAACGCGCCGCCGTTCACCGTCTCCAGGGAGAATCGTCATGA
- a CDS encoding ABC transporter substrate-binding protein, with product MINRRTLLLGSLASVGAIASLSACTPRTPEPGSGKVTVGLTYIPNVQFSAFYLGVSAGIFERHGLDVTLRHHGQQEDVFGAVLGGQEDIVFASADEATVAAARGQELRTFAVSYQTYPIQVLGRADLTIDPAGGLEVLKGHTLGIPGHFGSSYYAALAAIHKAGLSEADVELVDIGYTGISALTGEKVDFIMGFSNNELVQLESQGLGGTVIPVFDADAPTLVGPSLVTVGTRNSDDVLRALAAGMKEAEEAILADPQAALDATAEQVPAMADPVQRESAAKVLEATSQLWLRNGKVDVSVDPAAFERMGTFLAEAGIIEALPEKFYLQLG from the coding sequence ATGATCAACCGTCGCACCCTGCTCCTCGGCAGCCTCGCCTCCGTCGGCGCCATCGCCAGCCTCTCCGCCTGCACGCCCCGCACACCCGAACCGGGGTCCGGCAAGGTCACCGTCGGGCTCACCTACATCCCCAACGTCCAGTTCTCGGCGTTCTACCTCGGCGTCTCCGCCGGGATCTTCGAGCGCCACGGCCTCGACGTCACGCTGCGGCACCACGGTCAGCAGGAGGACGTGTTCGGCGCGGTGCTCGGCGGCCAGGAGGACATCGTCTTCGCCTCCGCCGACGAGGCGACGGTGGCGGCCGCGCGGGGGCAGGAGCTGCGCACGTTCGCCGTCAGCTACCAGACCTACCCGATCCAGGTGCTCGGCCGGGCCGACCTGACCATCGACCCCGCCGGCGGCCTCGAGGTCCTGAAGGGGCACACGCTCGGCATCCCCGGACACTTCGGCTCCAGCTACTACGCGGCGCTGGCCGCGATCCACAAGGCGGGCCTCAGCGAGGCCGACGTCGAGCTGGTCGACATCGGCTACACGGGCATCAGCGCCCTCACCGGGGAGAAGGTGGACTTCATCATGGGCTTCAGCAACAACGAGCTCGTGCAGCTGGAGAGCCAGGGCCTCGGCGGCACCGTCATCCCCGTCTTCGACGCCGACGCCCCGACCCTGGTCGGCCCCAGCCTGGTCACCGTCGGGACGCGGAACTCCGACGACGTGCTGCGGGCGCTCGCCGCGGGCATGAAGGAGGCGGAGGAGGCGATCCTCGCCGACCCGCAGGCGGCGCTCGACGCCACTGCGGAGCAGGTGCCTGCCATGGCCGATCCGGTGCAGCGGGAGTCGGCCGCGAAGGTGTTGGAGGCCACGTCGCAGCTGTGGCTGCGCAACGGGAAGGTCGATGTGAGCGTCGATCCGGCAGCGTTCGAGCGGATGGGGACGTTCCTCGCTGAGGCGGGGATCATCGAGGCGCTGCCGGAGAAGTTCTACCTCCAGCTGGGCTGA
- a CDS encoding MDR family oxidoreductase — protein sequence MLLDTFVVRTLLVPALVHDIGAPVWWPSRLARADGPAPRHSAETAVGICRPPRKLGVMIQGIVVRENGAAIEEFDESFIPDGDVLVDVDWSDLNYKDGLAVTGRPGVVRTTPLVAGIDLVGTVVESTNPRWGVGDTLILNGAGLSETKHGGYATRARVDGERAVAVPDGLTAEQCAALGTAGYTAALAVMRIVSEGLTPADGPVLVTGATGGVGSIATMLLATAGFHVAAVTGRAEEHGDYLRDLGAAELIDRSALSEAGRPLQKASWCAVVDSVGGEVLANAIARTSPGGVVAACGLAGSTSLPTTVMPFILRGVTLAGIDSVWAPLDDRADAWRLLARGVDTDRLAAMTTRIGLADVIAAGGELLAGRRHGRTLVELS from the coding sequence GTGCTGCTCGACACCTTCGTTGTGCGCACGCTGCTCGTGCCCGCCCTCGTCCACGACATCGGCGCCCCCGTCTGGTGGCCGTCGCGGCTAGCGCGCGCCGACGGCCCCGCCCCCCGCCACTCCGCGGAGACCGCCGTAGGGATCTGCCGCCCGCCCCGTAAGCTCGGGGTCATGATCCAAGGCATCGTGGTGCGCGAGAACGGCGCGGCAATCGAGGAGTTCGACGAGTCCTTCATCCCGGACGGCGACGTCCTGGTGGACGTCGACTGGTCCGACCTCAACTACAAGGACGGCCTGGCCGTGACAGGGCGGCCCGGCGTCGTGCGCACCACACCGCTGGTGGCCGGCATCGACCTCGTGGGCACCGTCGTGGAATCGACCAACCCCCGCTGGGGCGTCGGCGATACGCTGATCCTCAACGGGGCGGGCCTGTCCGAGACGAAGCACGGCGGCTACGCCACCCGGGCCCGCGTCGACGGCGAGCGTGCCGTCGCCGTCCCCGACGGCCTGACCGCCGAGCAGTGCGCCGCGCTGGGAACGGCCGGCTACACGGCCGCCCTTGCCGTGATGCGGATCGTCAGCGAGGGACTCACCCCCGCTGACGGCCCCGTGCTGGTCACCGGCGCCACCGGTGGCGTCGGCTCCATCGCGACGATGCTGCTCGCCACCGCCGGCTTCCACGTCGCCGCCGTCACCGGGCGGGCCGAGGAGCACGGCGACTATCTGCGGGATCTCGGCGCCGCCGAACTGATCGACCGCTCGGCGTTGTCCGAGGCCGGCCGCCCCCTGCAGAAGGCCAGCTGGTGCGCCGTCGTCGACTCCGTCGGCGGCGAGGTGCTGGCCAATGCCATCGCCAGGACCTCGCCCGGCGGGGTGGTCGCCGCCTGTGGCCTGGCGGGTTCCACGAGCCTGCCGACGACGGTGATGCCGTTCATCCTGCGCGGCGTGACCCTCGCGGGCATCGACTCGGTCTGGGCGCCACTCGACGACCGGGCCGACGCCTGGCGGCTCCTGGCGCGTGGCGTCGACACCGACCGCCTCGCGGCCATGACCACCCGGATCGGGCTCGCCGACGTCATCGCGGCCGGCGGGGAACTGCTGGCGGGCAGGCGGCACGGGCGCACACTCGTCGAGCTGTCCTGA